In Luteibacter mycovicinus, a genomic segment contains:
- a CDS encoding M3 family metallopeptidase: MDTSTNPLLDPNGLTTFSAIRPEHVEPAIDSLIAAERAAIDAIAAADAPRDFEHVILAQERLDQTMSRAWSPVSHLHSVADSEALRKAHGAAEEKLTEHGMEVGQNRDLYAAVQAVADRADFAELPVAERAAVEHALRDFRLSGVALEEPARTRFREIGVELSRLTTEFSNAVLDASEAWHKHITDERDLAGIPASGRAVLREYAREEKLDGYLVTLKQPSVQAVLTYAENRDLREAVYYAYQTRASDQGPDKGKFDNSGRIEKIVALRHEAAQLLGFANAAEESLATKMATSPEVVLRFLRDLAARARPVAKKELEELRHFASETLKIDNLEPWDVGFAAERLRQQRYALDEEQIKPYFPAFAAIDGLFMVVERLYGVRFVPRDDVDTWNRDVKYYDVVNADGSVFAGAYLDMYARSGKRGGAWMDVAASRFRDGEQLQLPIAYLTCNFPPPTDGAPALLTHDDVLTLFHEFGHGLHHMLTEVDIPSISGIEGVEWDAVELPSQFMENFAWDRQALREFARHYETGEPLPDELYQRMLDARHFHAGLFLVRQLEFGLFDFLLHLEYDPAVGARPMDVLEKVRHEVAVLHPPAWQRFPHAFTHVFAGGYSAGYYSYLWAEVLSADAFEPFEEAGVLDRATGERFRKEVLAVGSTRPALASFTAFRGREPQPDALLKSYGLA; this comes from the coding sequence ATGGATACCAGCACCAACCCGCTTCTTGATCCGAACGGCCTGACGACGTTCTCGGCCATCCGTCCGGAACATGTCGAGCCGGCCATCGACAGCCTGATCGCCGCCGAACGTGCCGCTATCGATGCCATCGCGGCGGCCGATGCGCCGCGCGACTTCGAGCACGTGATCCTGGCCCAGGAGCGCCTCGACCAGACCATGTCGCGCGCATGGTCGCCCGTCAGTCACCTGCACTCCGTCGCCGACTCCGAAGCGCTGCGCAAGGCGCATGGCGCCGCGGAAGAAAAGCTCACCGAGCATGGCATGGAAGTCGGCCAGAACCGCGACCTCTACGCCGCCGTGCAGGCCGTGGCCGACCGTGCGGATTTCGCGGAGCTGCCGGTGGCCGAGCGCGCGGCCGTCGAGCACGCGCTGCGCGATTTCCGCCTGTCCGGCGTCGCGCTCGAAGAGCCTGCGCGCACCCGTTTCCGCGAGATCGGCGTCGAGCTGTCGCGGCTGACCACCGAGTTTTCCAACGCCGTGCTCGATGCCTCCGAGGCCTGGCACAAGCACATCACCGACGAACGCGACCTGGCCGGTATCCCGGCGTCGGGCCGTGCGGTGCTGCGCGAATACGCACGGGAAGAAAAACTCGACGGCTACCTCGTCACCCTGAAACAGCCCAGCGTGCAGGCCGTGCTGACCTACGCCGAAAACCGCGATCTGCGTGAGGCCGTCTACTACGCCTACCAGACCCGCGCCTCGGACCAGGGCCCGGACAAGGGCAAGTTCGACAACTCCGGGCGCATCGAGAAGATCGTCGCGCTGCGCCACGAGGCCGCCCAGCTGCTCGGCTTTGCCAACGCCGCCGAAGAATCGCTGGCGACCAAGATGGCCACCTCGCCCGAGGTCGTGCTTCGCTTCCTGCGCGACCTCGCCGCGCGGGCCAGGCCGGTCGCGAAGAAGGAACTGGAAGAGCTCCGCCACTTCGCCTCCGAAACACTGAAGATCGACAACCTCGAGCCGTGGGACGTCGGCTTCGCCGCCGAGCGCCTGCGCCAGCAGCGTTATGCGCTGGACGAGGAACAGATCAAGCCGTACTTCCCGGCCTTCGCAGCCATCGACGGCCTGTTCATGGTGGTGGAGCGTCTGTACGGCGTCCGCTTCGTGCCGCGCGACGACGTGGACACGTGGAACAGGGATGTGAAGTACTACGACGTGGTCAATGCCGACGGCAGCGTATTCGCCGGTGCCTACCTCGACATGTACGCGCGCTCGGGCAAGCGCGGCGGCGCCTGGATGGACGTGGCAGCCTCGCGTTTCCGCGACGGCGAGCAGCTGCAGCTGCCGATCGCCTACCTGACCTGCAACTTCCCGCCGCCGACCGACGGCGCGCCGGCGCTGCTCACCCACGACGACGTGCTCACCCTCTTCCACGAGTTCGGCCACGGTCTGCATCACATGCTGACCGAGGTGGATATTCCGTCCATCAGCGGCATCGAGGGCGTGGAATGGGATGCCGTGGAACTGCCCAGTCAGTTCATGGAAAACTTCGCCTGGGATCGTCAGGCCCTGCGCGAATTCGCCCGCCATTACGAGACGGGCGAGCCGCTTCCGGATGAGCTGTACCAGCGGATGCTCGACGCGCGCCACTTCCACGCCGGCTTGTTCCTGGTCCGGCAGTTGGAGTTCGGCCTGTTCGATTTCCTGCTGCATCTGGAATACGACCCGGCCGTCGGCGCCCGTCCGATGGACGTGCTGGAGAAAGTTCGGCATGAAGTGGCCGTGCTGCATCCGCCGGCCTGGCAGCGTTTTCCGCACGCCTTCACCCACGTCTTCGCCGGCGGCTATTCGGCCGGGTACTACAGCTACCTGTGGGCCGAGGTCCTGTCCGCCGACGCGTTCGAGCCCTTTGAGGAAGCTGGCGTGCTCGACCGGGCGACCGGCGAGCGGTTCCGCAAGGAAGTGCTGGCGGTCGGCTCGACCCGGCCGGCGCTGGCGTCGTTCACGGCGTTCCGCGGCCGGGAACCTCAGCCCGACGCTCTGCTGAAGAGCTACGGCCTGGCCTGA
- a CDS encoding carbohydrate ABC transporter permease — MNTSRAAWLFITPAMIVLGLFFLLPVIAALVLSVTDYDLYALADIRNLRFVALQNYWSLLQRPLFWSALGHTVYFVVVGVPLSLMASLGAAMLLNSPLARFKPFFRTALFAPVVTTVVAVAVIWRYLFNTKYGLINYVLDNIGLPTVDWLGDPHWAMPTIILFAVWKNFGYNMIIFMAGLQAIPGDLYEAARIDGASAMAQFRHITLPMLKPTMVMVSILTVSGYFQLFAEPYVMTEGGPLQSTTSVLYLMYEEGFKWWNLGSASAVAFILFVIMFAVTAAMLRLSKQGEPA, encoded by the coding sequence ATGAATACCTCCCGCGCCGCCTGGTTGTTCATCACGCCCGCGATGATCGTGCTTGGCCTGTTCTTCCTGTTGCCGGTGATTGCCGCGCTGGTGCTTTCGGTCACTGACTACGACCTCTACGCGCTCGCCGATATCCGCAACCTGCGTTTCGTCGCCTTGCAGAATTACTGGTCGCTGCTGCAGCGTCCGTTGTTCTGGTCGGCGCTGGGCCATACCGTGTACTTCGTCGTGGTGGGCGTGCCGCTGTCGCTGATGGCGTCGCTCGGTGCCGCGATGTTGCTCAATTCGCCACTGGCCCGGTTCAAGCCGTTCTTTCGTACGGCGCTCTTCGCGCCCGTGGTGACGACCGTGGTGGCCGTCGCCGTGATCTGGCGCTACCTGTTCAACACGAAGTACGGCCTGATCAACTACGTGCTCGACAACATCGGCCTGCCGACGGTGGACTGGCTCGGCGATCCGCACTGGGCCATGCCCACGATCATCCTGTTCGCCGTATGGAAGAACTTCGGCTACAACATGATCATCTTCATGGCGGGGTTGCAGGCGATTCCCGGCGATCTCTACGAAGCCGCACGCATCGATGGTGCCTCGGCGATGGCGCAGTTCCGTCACATCACGCTGCCGATGCTGAAACCGACGATGGTGATGGTCAGCATCCTCACGGTGTCGGGTTACTTCCAGCTGTTCGCCGAGCCGTATGTCATGACCGAAGGTGGCCCGTTGCAGAGCACCACATCGGTGCTGTACCTGATGTACGAAGAAGGCTTCAAGTGGTGGAACCTCGGCTCGGCTTCGGCCGTCGCCTTCATCCTCTTCGTGATCATGTTCGCGGTCACCGCCGCGATGCTTCGCCTGTCGAAGCAGGGAGAGCCGGCATGA
- a CDS encoding carbohydrate ABC transporter permease, producing the protein MSPRIAKALINGLLIGAAGIAITPLLYMLSVSFMTPGEASALPPPVLPTHWTFGNYRQLFLNAGMGRYLFNSLLISTAITVVSLAFNLMAGYAFAKLEFRGRQRIFQMLLGALVIPAQVAMLPLFLLLKYMGLVNTYGAVIVPALATIFGIFLVRQYASGIPNDLMEAARIDGAGEFRIFATIVMPLLKPIMVTLAIFTFLAAWNDFMWPLIALTGQEHYTLPIALASLSREHVQDSELMMAGSVVTILPVLVLFLALQRYYLEGLLMGSVKG; encoded by the coding sequence ATGAGCCCGCGCATAGCAAAAGCGCTGATCAATGGCCTGCTGATCGGTGCGGCCGGCATCGCGATCACGCCCTTGCTGTACATGCTCTCGGTGTCGTTCATGACGCCGGGCGAGGCCAGTGCATTGCCTCCGCCCGTCTTGCCGACACACTGGACCTTCGGCAACTATCGTCAGCTCTTCCTCAACGCGGGCATGGGTCGGTACCTGTTCAACAGTCTGCTGATCTCCACCGCGATCACCGTCGTGTCGCTCGCCTTCAACCTGATGGCCGGCTATGCGTTCGCCAAGCTGGAGTTCAGGGGTCGCCAGCGGATCTTCCAGATGCTGCTCGGCGCGCTGGTCATTCCGGCACAGGTGGCGATGCTGCCGTTGTTCCTGTTGCTGAAGTACATGGGACTGGTCAACACGTATGGCGCGGTCATCGTGCCGGCGCTGGCGACCATCTTCGGCATCTTCCTCGTTCGCCAGTATGCGAGCGGCATTCCGAACGATCTGATGGAGGCCGCGCGTATCGACGGTGCGGGCGAGTTCCGCATCTTCGCCACCATCGTCATGCCCCTGCTCAAGCCGATCATGGTCACGCTGGCGATCTTCACCTTCCTCGCCGCGTGGAACGATTTCATGTGGCCGCTGATCGCGCTGACGGGACAGGAGCATTACACGCTGCCCATCGCGCTGGCATCGCTTTCGCGTGAACACGTGCAGGACAGCGAGCTGATGATGGCGGGTTCCGTCGTCACGATCCTGCCGGTGCTGGTGCTGTTTCTCGCCTTGCAGCGTTACTACCTCGAAGGCCTGCTGATGGGCAGCGTCAAGGGATAA
- the xth gene encoding exodeoxyribonuclease III, which yields MKIASWNVNSLKVRLPHVQQWLGEAQPDILALQETKLTDDKFPADEIAAMGYRSVFSGQKTYNGVAILARDELTDVVTDIDGLDDPQRRILAATVGDIRVVNLYVVNGKALGDEKYTYKLHWLARVRDFLEAERARHEKLVVLGDFNICRDDRDVYDPVAWGEDIFCSPPERAALQALLDVGLHDSFRLFNEDAGLFSWWDYRQAGFRRNLGLRIDLILISDALKSLATSSIIDKAPRTWEQPSDHAPVALELKL from the coding sequence ATGAAGATCGCGTCGTGGAACGTCAACTCGCTCAAGGTCCGCCTGCCCCATGTCCAGCAATGGCTGGGGGAGGCGCAGCCCGACATCCTGGCGTTGCAGGAAACCAAGCTCACCGACGACAAGTTCCCGGCGGACGAAATCGCCGCGATGGGCTATCGCTCGGTGTTCTCCGGGCAGAAGACCTATAACGGCGTCGCCATCCTCGCCAGAGATGAGCTGACCGACGTCGTCACCGACATCGACGGCCTGGACGATCCGCAGCGCCGGATCCTGGCGGCTACCGTCGGCGACATCCGCGTCGTGAACCTGTATGTGGTCAACGGCAAAGCGCTGGGTGACGAGAAGTACACCTACAAGCTGCACTGGCTGGCGCGGGTGCGTGATTTCCTCGAGGCCGAGCGCGCCAGGCACGAGAAGCTGGTCGTCCTCGGCGATTTCAACATCTGCCGCGACGATCGCGACGTCTACGATCCCGTGGCATGGGGCGAGGACATCTTCTGCTCGCCGCCGGAACGCGCCGCCCTGCAGGCGCTGCTGGACGTCGGTCTTCACGACAGTTTCCGTCTTTTCAACGAAGATGCCGGCCTTTTCAGTTGGTGGGACTACCGCCAGGCGGGATTCCGCCGCAACCTCGGTCTGCGGATCGACCTCATCTTGATCAGTGATGCGCTCAAATCCCTGGCGACCTCGTCGATCATCGACAAGGCACCGCGCACGTGGGAACAGCCGTCCGACCACGCGCCCGTCGCGCTGGAGTTGAAGCTTTGA
- a CDS encoding pirin family protein: MTQRTIVRRVRGMDTADGAGVKLKRVIGQPALDILDPFLLLDEFRSDQEGDYIEGFPDHPHRGFETVTYMLAGRMQHGDNKGNRGDLGPGSVQWMTAGSGLIHSEMPQQEAGLMWGFQLWVNLPASDKMIAPRYQDIPPGDIPVVQPADGVTVRVVAGELAGATGPVSGIATQPVYLDIALDAGARFDLSLPEGHSAFAYVFDGTSATVAGGPLARSELAVLSKGDTVSFAADEAARVLLVAGRPLDEPVARYGPFVMNTPAQIHEAIADFRAGKF; the protein is encoded by the coding sequence ATGACCCAACGAACCATCGTCCGCCGCGTGCGCGGCATGGATACCGCCGACGGCGCCGGCGTGAAGCTGAAGCGTGTCATTGGCCAGCCGGCCCTCGACATTCTCGACCCGTTCCTGCTGCTGGATGAATTTCGCTCGGATCAGGAGGGCGACTACATCGAAGGCTTTCCGGACCACCCGCATCGCGGCTTCGAAACTGTGACGTACATGCTCGCCGGTCGCATGCAGCATGGCGACAACAAGGGCAATCGCGGTGACCTCGGTCCCGGCAGCGTCCAGTGGATGACCGCCGGTAGCGGCCTGATTCACTCCGAGATGCCGCAGCAGGAAGCCGGCCTCATGTGGGGCTTCCAGCTGTGGGTGAACCTGCCCGCCTCGGACAAGATGATCGCCCCGCGTTACCAGGACATTCCGCCCGGCGACATTCCGGTCGTGCAACCTGCCGATGGCGTGACGGTTCGCGTGGTCGCCGGTGAACTGGCTGGCGCGACGGGACCCGTATCGGGCATCGCCACCCAGCCGGTCTATCTGGACATCGCCCTCGACGCAGGCGCCCGTTTCGATCTCAGCCTCCCCGAGGGGCACAGTGCGTTCGCCTACGTTTTCGACGGCACCTCGGCGACGGTCGCGGGCGGGCCGCTGGCGCGCAGCGAACTGGCCGTGCTCTCGAAGGGAGATACGGTCAGCTTCGCCGCCGACGAAGCCGCGCGTGTCCTTCTCGTGGCGGGGCGGCCGCTGGACGAGCCGGTTGCCCGCTACGGCCCGTTCGTCATGAATACGCCGGCACAGATTCACGAGGCGATCGCCGATTTTCGCGCCGGTAAGTTCTGA
- a CDS encoding YecA family protein: MNTPKSEWPSSLDDAELEKLDIYLRAHGNDGDLMLDGVHGLLSAIAVGPLEVKPEEWLHEVLHDAFEDEDEGNAVLALLAKLNDSISAELDVDAYEPILGEIDTEDGPMLSAAGWCEGFSRGIDMRAQLWENRLAEDANLMQLLGPIMALAVDEGVLQADAEFEKLTDDEYDECLGQLPEVLNAVGEYWRTNGPTEDELKAMTRPRGENDDGPPRQRSGHWVH, from the coding sequence TTGAACACACCCAAGTCCGAATGGCCGAGCTCGCTGGATGACGCCGAGCTCGAAAAACTCGACATCTATCTGCGCGCCCACGGCAACGACGGCGATCTGATGCTCGACGGCGTCCATGGCCTGTTGTCGGCGATCGCGGTCGGTCCGCTCGAGGTCAAGCCCGAGGAATGGCTGCACGAAGTGCTGCACGACGCCTTCGAGGACGAAGACGAAGGCAATGCCGTGCTCGCCCTGCTCGCCAAGCTCAACGATTCGATCAGCGCCGAACTCGACGTCGACGCCTACGAGCCGATTCTCGGTGAAATCGACACCGAGGATGGCCCGATGCTGTCGGCGGCTGGCTGGTGCGAAGGTTTCAGCCGCGGCATCGACATGCGTGCGCAGCTCTGGGAAAACCGCCTGGCCGAAGACGCGAATCTGATGCAGCTGCTGGGACCGATCATGGCCCTGGCGGTCGATGAGGGCGTGCTGCAGGCGGATGCGGAGTTCGAGAAACTGACCGACGACGAATACGACGAATGCCTGGGTCAGCTGCCCGAGGTGCTCAATGCCGTCGGTGAGTACTGGCGGACCAACGGCCCGACCGAAGACGAGCTCAAGGCGATGACCCGCCCGCGCGGCGAGAACGACGACGGTCCGCCGCGGCAGCGTTCCGGACACTGGGTGCACTGA